In Eriocheir sinensis breed Jianghai 21 chromosome 10, ASM2467909v1, whole genome shotgun sequence, the following proteins share a genomic window:
- the LOC126996692 gene encoding uncharacterized protein LOC126996692 isoform X1, whose translation MVWEWSFNGNSLKKIFGNGMVETFYCCPHFALLLVAVTLPAVPCLLEPPFTYIVDDPTTLDPRPFSATLLQNGPDQLGFWTEETKFSTEPCGPHVGAPVRFARGKWAMDAFPLGELWPVPGLSQETVMWLTTQSVRRAHSAGVVDVENSTHTEARPAQCSVSMHAMKDAANLPQLATPSFLVDVMSLMGGGGSVTPEGLDEPGTLVVPDQHD comes from the exons TGGTATGGGAATGGAGTTTCAATGGAAATTCACTCAAAAAAATCTTCGGGAATGG GATGGTCGAAACTTTCTACTGCTGCCCGCACTTCGCCCTTCTGCTAGTGGCGGTAACCCTGCCCGCCGTTCCGTGCCTGCTGGAGCCTCCTTTTACTTATATTGTGGACGACCCTACGACGCTAGATCCTCGGCCCTTCAGTGCGACTCTCTTGCAAAATGGCCCTGACCAACTCGGATTTTG GACGGAGGAGACTAAGTTTTCGACGGAACCTTGCGGTCCCCATGTCGGTGCCCCCGTCCGCTTCGCACGAGGGAAGTGGGCCATGGACGCTTTTCCGCTGGGGGAGCTCTGGCCGGTTCCAG GTCTGAGCCAGGAGACCGTCATGTGGCTGACTACTCAGAGCGTCCGTCGTGCCCACAGTGCAGGCGTTGTGGATGTTGAAAACTCCACCCACACCGAAGCCCGCCCAGCCCAGTGCTCCGTCAGCATGCACGCTATGAAAGACGCGGCCAACCTACCCCAG CTGGCGACCCCCAGCTTCCTGGTCGACGTGATGTCCCTGatgggcggcgggggcagcgtcACTCCCGAGGGGCTGGACGAGCCCGGCACCCTCGTCGTGCCTGACCAGCACGACTAA
- the LOC126996692 gene encoding uncharacterized protein LOC126996692 isoform X3, producing the protein MEIHSKKSSGMVAVTLPAVPCLLEPPFTYIVDDPTTLDPRPFSATLLQNGPDQLGFWTEETKFSTEPCGPHVGAPVRFARGKWAMDAFPLGELWPVPGLSQETVMWLTTQSVRRAHSAGVVDVENSTHTEARPAQCSVSMHAMKDAANLPQLATPSFLVDVMSLMGGGGSVTPEGLDEPGTLVVPDQHD; encoded by the exons ATGGAAATTCACTCAAAAAAATCTTCGGGAATGG TGGCGGTAACCCTGCCCGCCGTTCCGTGCCTGCTGGAGCCTCCTTTTACTTATATTGTGGACGACCCTACGACGCTAGATCCTCGGCCCTTCAGTGCGACTCTCTTGCAAAATGGCCCTGACCAACTCGGATTTTG GACGGAGGAGACTAAGTTTTCGACGGAACCTTGCGGTCCCCATGTCGGTGCCCCCGTCCGCTTCGCACGAGGGAAGTGGGCCATGGACGCTTTTCCGCTGGGGGAGCTCTGGCCGGTTCCAG GTCTGAGCCAGGAGACCGTCATGTGGCTGACTACTCAGAGCGTCCGTCGTGCCCACAGTGCAGGCGTTGTGGATGTTGAAAACTCCACCCACACCGAAGCCCGCCCAGCCCAGTGCTCCGTCAGCATGCACGCTATGAAAGACGCGGCCAACCTACCCCAG CTGGCGACCCCCAGCTTCCTGGTCGACGTGATGTCCCTGatgggcggcgggggcagcgtcACTCCCGAGGGGCTGGACGAGCCCGGCACCCTCGTCGTGCCTGACCAGCACGACTAA
- the LOC126996692 gene encoding uncharacterized protein LOC126996692 isoform X2, with product MVETFYCCPHFALLLVAVTLPAVPCLLEPPFTYIVDDPTTLDPRPFSATLLQNGPDQLGFWTEETKFSTEPCGPHVGAPVRFARGKWAMDAFPLGELWPVPGLSQETVMWLTTQSVRRAHSAGVVDVENSTHTEARPAQCSVSMHAMKDAANLPQLATPSFLVDVMSLMGGGGSVTPEGLDEPGTLVVPDQHD from the exons ATGGTCGAAACTTTCTACTGCTGCCCGCACTTCGCCCTTCTGCTAGTGGCGGTAACCCTGCCCGCCGTTCCGTGCCTGCTGGAGCCTCCTTTTACTTATATTGTGGACGACCCTACGACGCTAGATCCTCGGCCCTTCAGTGCGACTCTCTTGCAAAATGGCCCTGACCAACTCGGATTTTG GACGGAGGAGACTAAGTTTTCGACGGAACCTTGCGGTCCCCATGTCGGTGCCCCCGTCCGCTTCGCACGAGGGAAGTGGGCCATGGACGCTTTTCCGCTGGGGGAGCTCTGGCCGGTTCCAG GTCTGAGCCAGGAGACCGTCATGTGGCTGACTACTCAGAGCGTCCGTCGTGCCCACAGTGCAGGCGTTGTGGATGTTGAAAACTCCACCCACACCGAAGCCCGCCCAGCCCAGTGCTCCGTCAGCATGCACGCTATGAAAGACGCGGCCAACCTACCCCAG CTGGCGACCCCCAGCTTCCTGGTCGACGTGATGTCCCTGatgggcggcgggggcagcgtcACTCCCGAGGGGCTGGACGAGCCCGGCACCCTCGTCGTGCCTGACCAGCACGACTAA
- the LOC126996692 gene encoding uncharacterized protein LOC126996692 isoform X4, which produces MDAFPLGELWPVPGLSQETVMWLTTQSVRRAHSAGVVDVENSTHTEARPAQCSVSMHAMKDAANLPQLATPSFLVDVMSLMGGGGSVTPEGLDEPGTLVVPDQHD; this is translated from the exons ATGGACGCTTTTCCGCTGGGGGAGCTCTGGCCGGTTCCAG GTCTGAGCCAGGAGACCGTCATGTGGCTGACTACTCAGAGCGTCCGTCGTGCCCACAGTGCAGGCGTTGTGGATGTTGAAAACTCCACCCACACCGAAGCCCGCCCAGCCCAGTGCTCCGTCAGCATGCACGCTATGAAAGACGCGGCCAACCTACCCCAG CTGGCGACCCCCAGCTTCCTGGTCGACGTGATGTCCCTGatgggcggcgggggcagcgtcACTCCCGAGGGGCTGGACGAGCCCGGCACCCTCGTCGTGCCTGACCAGCACGACTAA
- the LOC126996546 gene encoding kynurenine formamidase-like isoform X1 codes for MVSPTPYIPSRFKLADPPPPLRPKTLPPRSGESQEYRQEDSGARSRCRCPCVFSIILASVGTTRHSSTSILYFQSIMTGILSALLSLVLLLLAAPPAAPRLVELSYTYNKDAPTSPKLRPFNMTVLKNGINELGIWVVLNEFCTSEHSGTHVDAPIHFARDTWALDEIPLEHMWRVPGVLIDVSQAAAASKERNYAIPVEELEAWENRYGVIPDFSVVLLRTGWGAKSHDIADYSGLDAERKNNFPGLSEEAATWLATHGSRHGHVTGVVGVGIDTISVDVGNSTHYKAHNALYSRNLYGMENMNNLDKLPPHNFLVTVMPMRIGGGSGAPARIIAEMSDEPVGMPMHRQHVDSAAMGLHAQAQLLLVGVGLLLIPRRAH; via the exons ATGGTCTCGCCAACACCCTACATTCCCTCCCGCTTCAAACTCGCTGACCCACCCCCACCTCTCCGTCCCAAGACCCTCCCGCCTAGGAGCGGGGAGTCCCAGGAGTACCGCCAGGAGGACTCCGGCGCCCGGTCTCGGTGTCGGTGTCCTTGCGTTTTTAGTATCATCCTGGCCTCTGTAGGGACCACACGTCACTCCTCCACATCCATATTGTACTTTCAAAG CATTATGACCGGCATCTTGTCCGCCCTTCTGTCGCTGGTGCTCTTGCTCCTGGCcgcgccccccgccgccccccgcctGGTGGAGCTGTCCTACACCTACAACAAGGATGCCCCCACCTCGCCCAAGCTGCGTCCCTTCAACATGACCGTCTTGAAAAACGGCATCAACGAACTGGGGATATG GGTTGTGCTGAACGAGTTCTGCACATCGGAACACTCAGGGACCCACGTCGACGCTCCCATTCACTTTGCACGAGACACATGGGCTTTGGATGAAATTCCCCTGGAGCATATGTGGAGGGTGCCAG GTGTTCTGATCGACGTGTCCCAGGCCGCCGCAGCTTCCAAAGAGAGGAATTATGCCATCCCCGTGGAGGAGCTGGAGGCGTGGGAGAACCGCTACGGAGTCATTCCTGACTTCTCGGTGGTCCTTCTCCGTACTGGGTGGGGCGCGAAGAGCCACGACATTGCTGACTACTCAGGACTCGACGCAGAACGGAAAAACAACTTCCCCG GTCTGAGCGAGGAAGCCGCCACATGGCTGGCCACGCACGGCTCCCGCCACGGCCACGTCACAGGAGTGGTGGGCGTGGGCATCGACACCATCTCCGTGGACGTGGGCAACTCCACCCACTACAAGGCCCATAACGCCTTGTACTCCCGCAACTTGTACGGCATGGAGAACATGAACAACCTGGACAAG ctgcCGCCTCACAACTTCCTGGTCACCGTCATGCCCATGAGGATCGGCGGCGGCAGTGGCGCCCCGGCACGCATTATCGCCGAGATGTCGGACGAGCCAGTGGGGATGCCCATGCACCGCCAACACGTTGACTCGGCGGCCATGGGTCTGCACGCCCAGGCGCAGCTGCTGCTGGTGGGAGTGGGGCTGTTGTTGATCCCCCGCCGCGCACACTGA
- the LOC126996546 gene encoding isatin hydrolase-like isoform X2 — translation MAVSSAAMKRRDGKPEEGGDNGVKYNINTVIMTGILSALLSLVLLLLAAPPAAPRLVELSYTYNKDAPTSPKLRPFNMTVLKNGINELGIWVVLNEFCTSEHSGTHVDAPIHFARDTWALDEIPLEHMWRVPGVLIDVSQAAAASKERNYAIPVEELEAWENRYGVIPDFSVVLLRTGWGAKSHDIADYSGLDAERKNNFPGLSEEAATWLATHGSRHGHVTGVVGVGIDTISVDVGNSTHYKAHNALYSRNLYGMENMNNLDKLPPHNFLVTVMPMRIGGGSGAPARIIAEMSDEPVGMPMHRQHVDSAAMGLHAQAQLLLVGVGLLLIPRRAH, via the exons ATGGCGGTGTCCTCGGCGGCGATGAAAAGGCGAGACGGGAAaccggaggagggaggagataatgGAGTGAAGTACAACATAAACACAGT CATTATGACCGGCATCTTGTCCGCCCTTCTGTCGCTGGTGCTCTTGCTCCTGGCcgcgccccccgccgccccccgcctGGTGGAGCTGTCCTACACCTACAACAAGGATGCCCCCACCTCGCCCAAGCTGCGTCCCTTCAACATGACCGTCTTGAAAAACGGCATCAACGAACTGGGGATATG GGTTGTGCTGAACGAGTTCTGCACATCGGAACACTCAGGGACCCACGTCGACGCTCCCATTCACTTTGCACGAGACACATGGGCTTTGGATGAAATTCCCCTGGAGCATATGTGGAGGGTGCCAG GTGTTCTGATCGACGTGTCCCAGGCCGCCGCAGCTTCCAAAGAGAGGAATTATGCCATCCCCGTGGAGGAGCTGGAGGCGTGGGAGAACCGCTACGGAGTCATTCCTGACTTCTCGGTGGTCCTTCTCCGTACTGGGTGGGGCGCGAAGAGCCACGACATTGCTGACTACTCAGGACTCGACGCAGAACGGAAAAACAACTTCCCCG GTCTGAGCGAGGAAGCCGCCACATGGCTGGCCACGCACGGCTCCCGCCACGGCCACGTCACAGGAGTGGTGGGCGTGGGCATCGACACCATCTCCGTGGACGTGGGCAACTCCACCCACTACAAGGCCCATAACGCCTTGTACTCCCGCAACTTGTACGGCATGGAGAACATGAACAACCTGGACAAG ctgcCGCCTCACAACTTCCTGGTCACCGTCATGCCCATGAGGATCGGCGGCGGCAGTGGCGCCCCGGCACGCATTATCGCCGAGATGTCGGACGAGCCAGTGGGGATGCCCATGCACCGCCAACACGTTGACTCGGCGGCCATGGGTCTGCACGCCCAGGCGCAGCTGCTGCTGGTGGGAGTGGGGCTGTTGTTGATCCCCCGCCGCGCACACTGA
- the LOC126996546 gene encoding isatin hydrolase-like isoform X4, whose translation MTGILSALLSLVLLLLAAPPAAPRLVELSYTYNKDAPTSPKLRPFNMTVLKNGINELGIWVVLNEFCTSEHSGTHVDAPIHFARDTWALDEIPLEHMWRVPGVLIDVSQAAAASKERNYAIPVEELEAWENRYGVIPDFSVVLLRTGWGAKSHDIADYSGLDAERKNNFPGLSEEAATWLATHGSRHGHVTGVVGVGIDTISVDVGNSTHYKAHNALYSRNLYGMENMNNLDKLPPHNFLVTVMPMRIGGGSGAPARIIAEMSDEPVGMPMHRQHVDSAAMGLHAQAQLLLVGVGLLLIPRRAH comes from the exons ATGACCGGCATCTTGTCCGCCCTTCTGTCGCTGGTGCTCTTGCTCCTGGCcgcgccccccgccgccccccgcctGGTGGAGCTGTCCTACACCTACAACAAGGATGCCCCCACCTCGCCCAAGCTGCGTCCCTTCAACATGACCGTCTTGAAAAACGGCATCAACGAACTGGGGATATG GGTTGTGCTGAACGAGTTCTGCACATCGGAACACTCAGGGACCCACGTCGACGCTCCCATTCACTTTGCACGAGACACATGGGCTTTGGATGAAATTCCCCTGGAGCATATGTGGAGGGTGCCAG GTGTTCTGATCGACGTGTCCCAGGCCGCCGCAGCTTCCAAAGAGAGGAATTATGCCATCCCCGTGGAGGAGCTGGAGGCGTGGGAGAACCGCTACGGAGTCATTCCTGACTTCTCGGTGGTCCTTCTCCGTACTGGGTGGGGCGCGAAGAGCCACGACATTGCTGACTACTCAGGACTCGACGCAGAACGGAAAAACAACTTCCCCG GTCTGAGCGAGGAAGCCGCCACATGGCTGGCCACGCACGGCTCCCGCCACGGCCACGTCACAGGAGTGGTGGGCGTGGGCATCGACACCATCTCCGTGGACGTGGGCAACTCCACCCACTACAAGGCCCATAACGCCTTGTACTCCCGCAACTTGTACGGCATGGAGAACATGAACAACCTGGACAAG ctgcCGCCTCACAACTTCCTGGTCACCGTCATGCCCATGAGGATCGGCGGCGGCAGTGGCGCCCCGGCACGCATTATCGCCGAGATGTCGGACGAGCCAGTGGGGATGCCCATGCACCGCCAACACGTTGACTCGGCGGCCATGGGTCTGCACGCCCAGGCGCAGCTGCTGCTGGTGGGAGTGGGGCTGTTGTTGATCCCCCGCCGCGCACACTGA
- the LOC126996546 gene encoding isatin hydrolase-like isoform X3, whose amino-acid sequence MTRMGNMRHNTKIISARFIRKQEKVECLFKINVVIIILPHFTFTTHQVIHDIKLAFHCCPWEREWQSQSRLYGYASTKTKRVVLNEFCTSEHSGTHVDAPIHFARDTWALDEIPLEHMWRVPGVLIDVSQAAAASKERNYAIPVEELEAWENRYGVIPDFSVVLLRTGWGAKSHDIADYSGLDAERKNNFPGLSEEAATWLATHGSRHGHVTGVVGVGIDTISVDVGNSTHYKAHNALYSRNLYGMENMNNLDKLPPHNFLVTVMPMRIGGGSGAPARIIAEMSDEPVGMPMHRQHVDSAAMGLHAQAQLLLVGVGLLLIPRRAH is encoded by the exons ATGACAAGGATGGGTAATATGAGACATAACACTAAGATCATATCAGCAAGGTttataagaaaacaggaaaaagtcgAGTGCCTCTTTAAGATAAACGTAGTCATCATCATTCTCCCTCACTTCACATTCACCACTCATCAGGTCATACACGATATCAAGCTCGCCTTCCACTGTTGTCCGTGGGAGCGGGAATGGCAGTCTCAGTCAAGGTTATACGGATACGCTTCAACAAAGACGAAAAG GGTTGTGCTGAACGAGTTCTGCACATCGGAACACTCAGGGACCCACGTCGACGCTCCCATTCACTTTGCACGAGACACATGGGCTTTGGATGAAATTCCCCTGGAGCATATGTGGAGGGTGCCAG GTGTTCTGATCGACGTGTCCCAGGCCGCCGCAGCTTCCAAAGAGAGGAATTATGCCATCCCCGTGGAGGAGCTGGAGGCGTGGGAGAACCGCTACGGAGTCATTCCTGACTTCTCGGTGGTCCTTCTCCGTACTGGGTGGGGCGCGAAGAGCCACGACATTGCTGACTACTCAGGACTCGACGCAGAACGGAAAAACAACTTCCCCG GTCTGAGCGAGGAAGCCGCCACATGGCTGGCCACGCACGGCTCCCGCCACGGCCACGTCACAGGAGTGGTGGGCGTGGGCATCGACACCATCTCCGTGGACGTGGGCAACTCCACCCACTACAAGGCCCATAACGCCTTGTACTCCCGCAACTTGTACGGCATGGAGAACATGAACAACCTGGACAAG ctgcCGCCTCACAACTTCCTGGTCACCGTCATGCCCATGAGGATCGGCGGCGGCAGTGGCGCCCCGGCACGCATTATCGCCGAGATGTCGGACGAGCCAGTGGGGATGCCCATGCACCGCCAACACGTTGACTCGGCGGCCATGGGTCTGCACGCCCAGGCGCAGCTGCTGCTGGTGGGAGTGGGGCTGTTGTTGATCCCCCGCCGCGCACACTGA